A region of Sugiyamaella lignohabitans strain CBS 10342 chromosome A, complete sequence DNA encodes the following proteins:
- the UGP1 gene encoding UTP glucose-1-phosphate uridylyltransferase (UDP-glucose pyrophosphorylase (UGPase); catalyses the reversible formation of UDP-Glc from glucose 1-phosphate and UTP, involved in a wide variety of metabolic pathways, expression modulated by Pho85p through Pho4p; UGP1 has a paralog, YHL012W, that arose from the whole genome duplication; GO_component: GO:0005737 - cytoplasm [Evidence IDA] [PMID 14562095]; GO_component: GO:0005886 - plasma membrane [Evidence IDA] [PMID 16622836]; GO_function: GO:0003983 - UTP:glucose-1-phosphate uridylyltransferase activity [Evidence IEA]; GO_function: GO:0003983 - UTP:glucose-1-phosphate uridylyltransferase activity [Evidence IMP,ISS] [PMID 7588797]; GO_function: GO:0046872 - metal ion binding [Evidence IEA]; GO_function: GO:0016779 - nucleotidyltransferase activity [Evidence IEA,IEA]; GO_function: GO:0016740 - transferase activity [Evidence IEA]; GO_function: GO:0070569 - uridylyltransferase activity [Evidence IDA] [PMID 22580055]; GO_process: GO:0006078 - (1->6)-beta-D-glucan biosynthetic process [Evidence IMP] [PMID 17531808]; GO_process: GO:0006011 - UDP-glucose metabolic process [Evidence IMP] [PMID 7588797]; GO_process: GO:0006011 - UDP-glucose metabolic process [Evidence IGI,IMP] [PMID 9252577]; GO_process: GO:0005978 - glycogen biosynthetic process [Evidence IGI,IMP] [PMID 9252577]; GO_process: GO:0008152 - metabolic process [Evidence IEA]; GO_process: GO:0005992 - trehalose biosynthetic process [Evidence IGI] [PMID 9252577]) — protein sequence MSQASPKKHLKSQSAFAFDASATTVAASQMRNALNRLADSVEDESQKHKFEGEMDSFFALFRRYLLDSARGNTLEWDRIQPPQADQVIDYGSLPANEDGTKYLNKLAVLKLNGGLGTSMGCVGPKSIIEVRDGKSFLDLSVRQIEHLNRQYDADVPFILMNSFNTDEDTSTIIKKYQGHKINIKTFNQSRFPRVFKDSLLPVPKSYEDRIDSWYPPGHGDLFESIAASGVLDQLIAEGKEILFVSNGDNLGAVVDFPILKHMVENDSEYIMELTDKTRADVKGGTIIDYDGSVRLLEIAQVPKEHVEDFKSIKKFKYFNTNNLWINLKAIKRVVEKNELAMEIIPNSKTIAIGNSDFQVLQLETAVGAAIRHFKGAHGVNVPRRRFLPVKTSSDLMLVKSDLYSLTQGRLEISPLRYGGAPLIKLGPHFKKVSDFQARIPHIPQIVELDHLTITGNVTLGKGVTLKGTVIIVCEEGKKIDIPKGSVLENVVITGNLSILEH from the coding sequence ATGTCTCAAGCCTCGCCTAAGAAGCATCTCAAGAGCCAGTCGGCTTTTGCATTTGATGCCAGTGCCACGACTGTTGCTGCCAGTCAGATGCGTAATGCTTTGAACAGATTGGCCGACTCTGTTGAGGACgagagccagaagcacaAGTTTGAGGGCGAAATGGACAGCTTTTTCGCTCTTTTCCGCCGTTACTTGCTTGATTCCGCTCGTGGAAACACTTTGGAGTGGGATCGTATCCAGCCTCCTCAGGCCGACCAGGTCATTGACTATGGTTCTCTCCCTGCTAATGAGGACGGTACTAAGTACTTGAACAAATTGGCTGTTTTGAAGCTCAATGGTGGTCTCGGTACTTCAATGGGTTGTGTTGGACCCAAGTCGATTATCGAAGTCAGAGATGGCAAGTCTTTCTTAGACCTGTCGGTTCGTCAAATTGAACACTTGAACCGTCAATATGATGCCGATGTGCCTTTTATTCTCATGAACTCATTCAACACTGATGAGGACACCTCGACTATTATCAAGAAATACCAGGGTCACAAGATCAATATCAAGACTTTTAACCAGTCTCGATTCCCCCGTGTTTTCAAGGACTCGTTGTTGCCAGTCCCCAAGTCTTATGAAGACAGAATCGATTCGTGGTATCCTCCTGGTCACGGTGATCTTTTCGAGAGTATCGCTGCTTCTGGCGTTCTTGACCAGTTGATTGCTGAGGGTAAAGAGATTCTTTTTGTTTCCAACGGTGATAACTTGGGTGCTGTTGTCGATTTCCCTATCTTGAAGCATATGGTTGAGAACGACTCGGAGTATATTATGGAATTGACCGACAAGACCCGTGCCGATGTCAAGGGTGGTACTATCATTGATTACGATGGCAGCGTGCGTCTTTTGGAAATCGCCCAAGTTCCTAAAGAACATGTTGAGGATTTCAAGTCTATCAAGAAATTCAAGTActtcaacaccaacaacttGTGGATCAACCTCAAGGCTATTAAGCgtgttgttgagaagaaCGAACTCGCCATGGAGATCATCCCTAACTCCAAGACCATTGCTATTGGTAACAGTGATTTCCAAGTTCTTCAATTAGAGACCgcagttggtgctgctatcCGTCACTTCAAGGGTGCTCACGGTGTTAATgttcctcgtcgtcgtttCTTGCCTGTTAAGACTTCATCTGATTTGATGCTCGTCAAGTCCGATTTGTACTCTCTTACTCAGGGCCGTTTGGAGATCTCGCCATTGCGTTACGGTGGTGCTCCTCTGATCAAGCTAGGCCCTCACTTCAAGAAGGTCTCTGATTTCCAAGCCCGTATCCCTCACATCCCACAGATTGTCGAGCTCGATCATCTCACCATCACCGGCAACGTCACTCTCGGCAAGGGCGTCACCCTGAAGGGTACTGTGATCATCGTGTGCGAAGAGGGCAAAAAGATCGATATCCCCAAGGGCAGCGTGCTCGAAAACGTTGTCATCACCGGAAACCTCTCCATCCTCGAACACTAG
- the RNH1 gene encoding Rnh1p (Ribonuclease H1; able to bind double-stranded RNAs and RNA-DNA hybrids; associates with RNAse polymerase I; GO_component: GO:0005622 - intracellular [Evidence TAS] [PMID 7489497]; GO_component: GO:0005634 - nucleus [Evidence IC] [PMID 9759502]; GO_function: GO:0004523 - RNA-DNA hybrid ribonuclease activity [Evidence IEA,IEA]; GO_function: GO:0004523 - RNA-DNA hybrid ribonuclease activity [Evidence IDA] [PMID 7489497]; GO_function: GO:0004519 - endonuclease activity [Evidence IEA]; GO_function: GO:0016787 - hydrolase activity [Evidence IEA]; GO_function: GO:0000287 - magnesium ion binding [Evidence IEA]; GO_function: GO:0046872 - metal ion binding [Evidence IEA]; GO_function: GO:0004518 - nuclease activity [Evidence IEA]; GO_function: GO:0003676 - nucleic acid binding [Evidence IEA]; GO_process: GO:0006401 - RNA catabolic process [Evidence IDA] [PMID 7489497]; GO_process: GO:0090502 - RNA phosphodiester bond hydrolysis, endonucleolytic [Evidence IEA,IEA]; GO_process: GO:0090305 - nucleic acid phosphodiester bond hydrolysis [Evidence IEA]), with amino-acid sequence MKYYAVRNGRSTGVFNSWDETRRSTNGYSGAVFKSFATREEANAFANGSSSISTVYSARPASNYVSNQSRAETTSRSSRGPTVSRSSHSGGGHAGSHSGSSHSGSRSANRSSTRSEVVYTDGSSRGNGQPGAAAGYGVFYGDNDSRNVSAKLSGGQQTNQRAELAAIGHALKNAVKEVDTGKPLSSLKIVSDSEYSKNCLSVYANKWERNNYKTASGNPVRNDDLIREGRRHLAHLREKGVSVQIEHVKGHSGHYGNEQADRLANQGATSK; translated from the coding sequence ATGAAATACTACGCCGTTCGTAATGGTCGGTCGACTGGTGTCTTTAATTCTTGGGATGAGACCCGGCGGTCGACAAATGGCTATTCAGGAGCAGTTTTCAAATCATTTGCTACTCGTGAAGAAGCAAACGCATTTGCAAATGGCAGTTCAAGTATATCAACTGTTTATTCGGCCCGGCCAGCCAGCAATTATGTGTCGAATCAATCCCGTGCCGAGACAACCTCCCGAAGCTCGAGAGGGCCCACAGTGTCGAGAAGTAGTCACTCGGGAGGTGGTCACGCGGGAAGTCACTCCGGAAGTAGTCACTCAGGGTCCAGATCCGCTAATAGATCAAGTACCAGATCCGAAGTGGTATATACAGATGGAAGCTCTCGTGGAAATGGCCAACcaggagcagctgctggatatGGAGTCTTTTACGGTGACAACGATTCTCGCAATGTCAGTGCTAAACTAAGCGGCGGACAACAAACTAATCAGCGAGCAGAATTGGCCGCTATCGGACATGCACTAAAAAATGCTGTCAAAGAGGTTGACACTGGTAAACCACTTTCTTCGCTCAAGATAGTCTCTGATTCAGAATATTCCAAGAACTGCTTGTCAGTTTACGCAAACAAGTGGGAAAGAAATAACTATAAAACTGCTAGCGGTAATCCTGTCCGGAACGACGATCTCATTCGTGAGGGCCGTAGGCATCTGGCCCATCTGCGTGAGAAGGGCGTATCAGTGCAAATAGAACATGTCAAGGGCCATTCTGGACACTATGGAAATGAACAGGCCGACCGACTCGCTAACCAAGGTGCAACTTCCAAGTAG
- the YPP1 gene encoding Ypp1p (Cargo-transport protein involved in endocytosis; interacts with phosphatidylinositol-4-kinase Stt4p; is required, along with Efr3p, for the assembly and recruitment of multiple copies of the kinase into phosphoinositide kinase (PIK) patches at the plasma membrane; positively regulates Stt4p; GFP-fusion protein localizes to the cytoplasm; YGR198W is an essential gene; GO_component: GO:0030479 - actin cortical patch [Evidence IDA] [PMID 17576801]; GO_component: GO:0005737 - cytoplasm [Evidence IDA] [PMID 14562095]; GO_component: GO:0005829 - cytosol [Evidence IDA] [PMID 17576801]; GO_component: GO:0005768 - endosome [Evidence IDA] [PMID 17576801]; GO_component: GO:0016020 - membrane [Evidence IEA]; GO_component: GO:0005886 - plasma membrane [Evidence IEA,IEA]; GO_component: GO:0005886 - plasma membrane [Evidence IDA] [PMID 14690591]; GO_component: GO:0005886 - plasma membrane [Evidence IDA] [PMID 19075114]; GO_component: GO:0005840 - ribosome [Evidence IDA] [PMID 16702403]; GO_function: GO:0003674 - molecular_function [Evidence ND]; GO_process: GO:0006897 - endocytosis [Evidence IEA]; GO_process: GO:0090002 - establishment of protein localization to plasma membrane [Evidence IDA] [PMID 19075114]; GO_process: GO:0006623 - protein targeting to vacuole [Evidence IDA,IMP] [PMID 17576801]; GO_process: GO:0006898 - receptor-mediated endocytosis [Evidence IDA] [PMID 17576801]; GO_process: GO:0019236 - response to pheromone [Evidence IDA] [PMID 17576801]), whose amino-acid sequence MAQIAQVEANLTLLLKKRSSRQDELLLPVVKGSSLGEQLKSVASSFPEFSESGSPDAAEANFIQTVVRAHLHLVQGDFQQAAQTLGSFPIPNNPSLVYTKAAAFKAKAILGAAFQLYGNSNGAILTYKDPLGKPSYPEEVAWAEVLYYKFASLVTSDAGTVAPANSKSLTLYALREYSNIAGRSQVAVGDRNSRLALHRLFLDHASSELANDPSNLQLQNDVRQISQSYEGTLFNGSAGRGNSEGHGKGDSSIEEYLRVLLQNWRATTTLTVPNGRIVDKHQISYANHIFEVLKKAAFTSFHSPLVMRYHVEVLSALGHYSEAMAAFDTYSAYQETHRIRVESGGDLEGRQGDSTSGVCEAFHKVINIAIHINRDRNKAKDLADRLSTWIPHVDAPVDGIAGLTINGSSSEVTNGHANGIPNGHANGAINGTVQEHSKKEINGSVNGNTNGKIDVARTTTVASDVPPEVLAKAYGAVADAYAYYSKATFSDESQFQSIITTACENYEQSLKVWPQHSTTSYNYALLLAQNADPSKALEVVRNGLVYKQNHYPSWHLLALLLTSRDEYEAANKLLNSAIELAIKEYEEGTLGGIEVRGCVLQMKLTQLAIIEATANIETVLDYLPETLALYGQLFPNSQPVINKEGVNTNTKDEVNDHAVKSRRTLSRIKTSDRRHRSRSKSRGHATNTKTAPTSDVEDEQLSKPTELLQQQLFQDVWLYIAGVYRRAKMDRDAEECIVEAEHMFRESADTQVELGQLMANDRPLHSLKQFEAALDENGDHLNATLSLAELVLSHSRLGKSDKSAEATSSSSVQPFEFFISHKDELAAHARLQSLLETQVTKSPGRYSSEAWFFLGSMYEKAGEDKNAQNALWKSVQIEEVRGVRDYSISRYYELK is encoded by the coding sequence ATGGCACAGATAGCTCAAGTGGAGGCCAATTTGACACTTTTATTGAAGAAGCGGTCAAGTCGTCAAGATgagctgttgctgccaGTTGTCAAAGGTAGCTCTTTAGGTGAACAATTGAAATCTGTAGCGTCATCTTTTCCTGAATTTTCAGAGTCTGGATCTCCTGATGCTGCAGAAGCCAATTTTATTCAGACTGTTGTGCGAGCCCATCTGCATTTAGTCCAAGGGGATTTCCAACAGGCTGCTCAGACATTGGGAAGCTTTCCAATTCCGAATAACCCGTCACTGGTATATACAAAAGCGGCTGCTTTTAAGGCCAAAGCAATTTTGGGAGCCGCTTTCCAATTGTATGGAAATTCCAATGGTGCCATTCTTACTTATAAAGATCCCTTAGGAAAGCCCTCGTACCCAGAAGAAGTGGCATGGGCCGAAGTTTTGTACTATAAATTCGCTTCTCTAGTGACATCTGATGCCGGAACTGTGGCTCCTGCTAATAGCAAGAGCTTGACACTTTATGCCCTGAGAGAATATTCTAATATCGCTGGTAGAAGTCAAGTGGCAGTTGGTGATCGAAATAGCCGACTAGCATTACATCGATTATTCCTTGACCATGCTTCTAGTGAACTTGCCAATGATCCTAGTAACTTACAACTTCAGAACGATGTTCGACAGATTTCTCAAAGTTATGAAGGCACACTTTTCAATGGCTCAGCCGGTCGTGGTAACAGTGAAGGACATGGCAAGGGTGACTCTTCAATTGAAGAATATCTACGGGTTTTGCTTCAGAACTGGCGTGCCACTACAACATTGACAGTGCCAAATGGGCGTATTGTGGATAAGCACCAAATTTCATATGCAAATCATATTTTCGAGGTGCTGAAAAAAGCTGCATTCACCTCGTTCCATTCACCCCTGGTCATGAGGTACCACGTCGAGGTGTTAAGTGCCCTTGGTCACTATTCTGAGGCAATGGCTGCTTTTGACACCTATTCTGCATACCAAGAGACTCACAGGATTCGTGTTGAGAGTGGTGGGGATTTGGAAGGCCGCCAGGGAGATTCTACTTCGGGTGTCTGTGAAGCTTTCCACAAAGTCATCAATATTGCCATTCATATTAATAGAGATCGCAATAAGGCCAAAGATCTGGCTGATAGACTTAGTACATGGATACCACATGTTGATGCCCCAGTGGATGGCATCGCTGGATTGACTATTAATGGAAGTTCCAGTGAAGTTACTAATGGTCATGCAAATGGTATTCCAAATGGTCATGCAAATGGCGCTATCAACGGTACCGTTCAAGAACATtccaagaaagaaattaaCGGGTCTGTCAATGGTAATACTAACGGCAAAATTGACGTTGCTCGTACTACTACTGTTGCCAGTGACGTGCCACCAGAAGTATTGGCGAAAGCCTATGGAGCCGTTGCCGATGCTTATGCATATTACAGCAAAGCAACATTTTCCGACGAATCGCAGTTCCAGTCGATTATTACTACTGCCTGTGAAAACTATGAACAATCTCTTAAAGTGTGGCCGCAACACAGCACGACGAGCTATAACTATGCTTTGTTATTAGCTCAAAATGCTGACCCGTCAAAGGCATTGGAAGTGGTTAGAAACGGACTGGTTTACAAACAGAATCACTATCCTTCTTGGCACTTGCTTGCACTACTGCTGACATCTCGTGATGAGTATGAAGCTGCTAATAAGCTACTTAATAGTGCGATAGAGCTGGCGATAAAGGAGTACGAAGAGGGAACACTTGGTGGAATTGAGGTGAGAGGATGCGTTTTGCAAATGAAGCTCACCCAACTGGCCATTATTGAAGCGACCGCCAATATTGAGACTGTTTTGGATTACCTTCCAGAGACCTTGGCCTTGTATGGACAACTGTTCCCGAACTCACAACCTGTCATTAACAAGGAAGGAGTTAATACAAATACCAAGGATGAAGTGAATGACCATGCTGTTAAATCTCGCCGTACATTGAGTCGAATAAAAACTTCAGACCGACGACACCGCAGTAGATCTAAATCACGAGGCCATGCCACTAACACTAAAACTGCACCTACCtctgatgttgaagatgagcAGTTGTCTAAGCCAACAGAACTattacagcagcagcttttcCAGGATGTGTGGCTGTACATTGCCGGTGTATATCGACGGGCGAAAATGGATCGTGATGCTGAAGAGTGTATTGTTGAGGCTGAACACATGTTTCGAGAATCTGCAGATACTCAGGTTGAACTGGGTCAGCTTATGGCTAACGACCGTCCTCTGCATTCACTCAAACAATTTGAAGCTGCTCTTGACGAAAATGGCGATCATCTCAATGCTACCCTGAGTCTGGCCGAGCTGGTTTTATCTCACTCGCGACTAGGAAAGAGTGACAAGTCTGCTGAagcaacttcttcttcttctgtacAGCcttttgaatttttcatttctcaCAAAGACGAACTAGCAGCACACGCAAGACTCCAAAGTCTTTTAGAAACTCAAGTTACAAAGAGTCCTGGAAGATACAGCTCAGAAGCCTGGTTTTTTCTGGGTTCTATGTATGAGAAAGCTGGCGAAGACAAAAATGCCCAGAATGCTTTGTGGAAGTCTGTTCAAATTGAGGAGGTGCGTGGTGTCCGTGACTATAGCATCTCGCGCTACTACGAGTTGAAATGA
- the GAD2 gene encoding glutamate decarboxylase (top hit is XP_963644.2 originated in Neurospora crassa OR74A), with amino-acid sequence MTATISPSSRADELELVLESLTKTFVEYVRVADSPSGTIGSSADPKALATSVNISIPEEGQGIEGLLKNVDTVLDNSVVTWHNGFLDKLYASNNSVGVAGDLLLSMLNTNVHVFTVSPALTLIEKRTGHEYAKLFGFTGSRSGGLTFPGGSYSNIHSLHIARSILFPDTKTEGNGNHKFAVYASNHCHYSVEKAAILCGLGSRSLFKVNTRPDGTMDTDHLEQLIQKTIQDGYTPLYINGTAGTTVYGSFDDFNAIADISEKYKTWFHIDGSWGGNVIFSSKQNYKLKGSHRANSITVNPHKMLGVPCTCSFLLVPDEATFQQANSLQAPYLFHNSHDGDDNFDLADGTMGCGRRSDALKMYLAWNWYGTKGFGERIDHSFSVTEYLARKVHESDKFTLISDLPPPCLQTCFYFNHPSTQFKSISEKAEENSNHTRQIVSQLFKRGKFLVDYSPHSSGTGEFFRVVVNSPK; translated from the coding sequence ATGACAGCTACGATTTCTCCTTCAAGTCGGGCCGACGAGTTAGAGCTCGTTCTCGAATCATTAACTAAAACATTTGTCGAGTACGTTAGAGTGGCAGATTCGCCTTCAGGGACTATTGGAAGTTCAGCCGATCCTAAGGCTTTAGCAACCTCTGTTAATATTTCTATCCCAGAAGAAGGCCAAGGAATCGAAGGTTTGCTGAAAAATGTTGACACTGTTCTGGATAACTCTGTAGTTACTTGGCACAATGGATTTTTGGACAAACTGTATGCCTCGAACAATTCCGTGGGGGTAGCAGGCGACCTTCTTCTGTCGATGCTCAATACAAATGTTCATGTATTCACGGTCTCGCCAGCACTGACATTGATAGAAAAGAGGACCGGTCATGAGTATGCCAAGCTTTTTGGTTTTACAGGATCACGGTCTGGTGGACTGACCTTCCCCGGTGGTTCATACTCGAATATCCACAGTCTTCACATTGCACGAAGTATTCTCTTCCCAGATACCAAAACTGAAGGAAATGGCAACCACAAGTTCGCTGTATATGCCAGTAACCACTGTCATTACAGTGTTGAGAAAGCAGCTATTCTCTGTGGCCTCGGTAGTAGATCTCTTTTTAAAGTCAACACTCGCCCTGATGGTACAATGGATACAGATCACCTTGAACAGCTCATCCAAAAAACAATTCAAGATGGGTATACCCCTCTATATATTAATGGTACTGCAGGAACTACTGTATATGGATCTTTTGACGACTTTAATGCGATtgcagatatttcagaaaagTATAAGACATGGTTTCATATTGATGGATCCTGGGGTGGTAATGTCATTTTCTCATCTAAGCAGAACTACAAGCTGAAGGGATCACACCGTGCAAACAGTATCACAGTAAATCCACATAAAATGCTGGGTGTTCCTTGTACTTGTTCATTCTTACTGGTTCCTGACGAGGCTACATTTCAACAGGCAAACTCTCTGCAAGCACCATATCTCTTCCACAATAGCcatgatggtgatgataaCTTTGACTTGGCTGATGGCACCATGGGCTGTGGTCGTCGTTCAGATGCTCTTAAGATGTATCTTGCCTGGAACTGGTATGGTACAAAGGGATTTGGCGAACGTATCGACCATTCCTTTAGTGTCACCGAGTACCTTGCTCGCAAGGTCCATGAATCTGATAAGTTTACTTTGATCTCGGATCTCCCTCCTCCATGTCTTCAAACATGTTTCTATTTCAACCATCCATCAACTCAGTTCAAATCCATCTCAGAAAAAGCTGAAGAAAACTCGAACCACACTCGCCAAATAGTGAGCCAACTTTTCAAGCGAGGAAAATTTTTAGTCGATTATTCACCACACTCAAGTGGAACAGGAGAGTTTTTCCGTGTAGTGGTTAATTCCCCCAAGTAA